One genomic region from Microcystis panniformis FACHB-1757 encodes:
- the gvpA gene encoding gas vesicle structural protein GvpA, translated as MAVEKTNSSSSLAEVIDRILDKGIVIDAWARVSLVGIELLAIEARVVIASVETYLKYAEAVGLTQSAAVPA; from the coding sequence ATGGCAGTCGAAAAAACCAACTCTTCCTCTAGCTTAGCTGAAGTTATTGATCGCATCCTTGACAAAGGTATCGTTATTGATGCCTGGGCTCGCGTATCTCTGGTGGGCATCGAATTATTAGCGATTGAAGCTCGTGTAGTCATCGCTTCGGTTGAAACCTACCTCAAATATGCTGAAGCAGTTGGTCTGACCCAATCTGCGGCGGTTCCTGCTTAA
- the gvpA gene encoding gas vesicle structural protein GvpA, translated as MAVEKTNSSSSLAEVIDRILDKGIVIDAWARVSLVGIELLAIEARVVIASVETYLKYAEAVGLTQSAAVPA; from the coding sequence ATGGCAGTCGAAAAAACCAACTCTTCCTCTAGCTTAGCTGAAGTTATTGATCGCATCCTTGACAAAGGTATCGTTATTGATGCCTGGGCTCGCGTCTCTTTGGTAGGAATCGAATTATTAGCGATTGAAGCTCGTGTAGTCATCGCTTCGGTTGAAACCTACCTCAAATATGCTGAAGCCGTTGGTCTGACTCAATCTGCGGCGGTTCCTGCTTAA